ACCGCCCTGTCCCCCCTCCTGAAAACGTAAGGCCTTCCGTTTTGGAGCCCGGAAACGTGATTTTACTGGAAACGGAGGAGAGACGGCTTGTACGCCGCTTCGGCGCCGGCGCATTGGGGCCGGACCTGCAGGTGCAGTTAAGGACCCAAGGCGATGATTTGTTGAACGGCTTTTCCACACGCTCTTTGTTCGCCTTGATCTCGAATAAGCAAACCGGCAAGCCTAAGTAAAACCCGCCTTGTTGCGGCGCTTTTCGCGCATACACATTATCCGTGCAAAAAACTCAAATTTGTGTTGAAATGCGTCTGAATTCTGTCTGAAACACAGAGAAGAGACGCCACGGCGCCGCTTTTGTTTTTAAATGCGCGACAATGCGGAGAATAGCGATGAAAGAGCAAATATCCACGGGCAAGGCCCCGGCCGCCATCGGGCCGTATTCCCAGGCAATCAAATGCAACGGGCTGGTTTTCGTCTCCGGCCAGTTGGCCATCGACCCGGAATCCGGCGAGGTGAAAGGGGACGTGAAAGAGCAGACAAAAACCGTGCTGGCCAATCTGAGCGCCATCCTGGAGGCTGCGGGAACCGGCTTGGCAAACGTCTTGAAAACCACAGTGTACCTGGACGACATCGGCGACTTCGCCGCCATGAACGAGGTGTACGCAACCTTTTTTACGGATGCGCCTCCGGCCAGGGCGGCCTTTGAGGTCGCCAAGCTGCCCAAAAACGCGCTGGTGGAAATCGAGGCTGTGGCGGCTGCGGAATAGCTTGAAAATTGTCTTCCATCAGATAGGGTTAAGCGTAAGAATCTGGGCCAGGGATTTGGCGTCCGTGTAATGCATGGGCGCCTGCCTGCCTTCCGCCCACAACTGGGCCTGGTTGGCGTAATAGGGGCTCAGGTAATGGCCGGACTGCCCGGGCGGGCTGACGATGGTGGCTTTGTCGCCCCGGCTGAAATCCACTGCCATGCGGATTACGCCTCCGGACCTCATGCGAAAGGGATTCTCGGGATCCCAATCCCAAAAGCCGGAATTGATGGTGTGATGGGAGCCCTGGGTGGGGATGGGCTTGAGATTGAGCATGGGGAGTTTGGAGCCCAAGGGGTGATTGAAGTGCATCTGGTGCACCCGGCCCCACTGCCACTGAGCGGGATCGTCGCCAAGCAGATCTTCCAAAACTTCCTTGGTTTGCTTCAGGCTCCTTATAACAATGTCGTTTCTGTTTTCCTTCACGGTCGGCGTGCCTGCATCGTCAAAAAAAGCGTGGTCCGGGTCGTGCAGGATTTTGGTCAAAGCCAGGTCCGGAACATAATAAAGGTAGGGCTGGGACAATTCCTCGGACCAAATCTGATCCCCCACTTCGTCGCGTAGCGTGTTTTCCATCATTTTATAATAGAACACATTGAACACCGTCGCCGCGCAGCTATCTACATTGACGCCGCAATTCCAGGCTTTAATCAGATCCCGGCACTCATTTACGCCTTCGGCATTTTCGCACGCTTCAAGCACGAGAGGCTTCCACCTTTTGGCCACCACGGAAATCGTATCGGTCTGCATTTCCATGATTTTCGACTGATCCACCTTTTGATCGCCCAGCTCCCTGATGATTTCGTCGAATCGGATGGCCCGTTCAAACAAATAATAGTTGGTCAGGTGATAAGGCGCGTTGCCGGGTTCGTTGTTGAATGAGGCGGTGTAGCCTTTTTCCGGGTTGTAGTCGAAGGGGAGCTTTTCAAAGGGGATAAACCCCGTCCACTCATGCCGGCCGGTCCAGCCGGGGACGGGCAGGGCGCCGCCGCCTGATTTACGGATGGGGGGGCTGGCTGTGAACTGCCAGCCGATGTTCCCGTTTTTATCCGCATAACCCAGGTTGAGGTTCATGGTCTTGACGTTGGACAGGGCCTGCCTGAACTCGTCAAAATTGGAAGCCCGGTTCATGGCCAGCAAGCCGTGGATGTCCCATGGCTTTTCAATGTTCAGGGCGGCCCATTGCATGGCGCAGTTTTCGGGCGCCAAGGGCATAACCTCGGAGATGATAGGCCCGTGCCGGGAAACTTTTATCTCCAGGGGGAGCTCTTTGAATTCATCCTCGTCTTTCACCCTGATGGTTTCCGAGATCAGGGCGAAGTCCTTGTATCCGTCTTCCGTCAGATACTGCCCCGGTTCGTCCGGGTTGGTTTTTTCGATAAAGTAATCCAGCTCATCGCCCCGGCCGTTGACTGCGCTCCAGGCGATGTCGCCGTTAAATCC
The window above is part of the Desulfatibacillum aliphaticivorans DSM 15576 genome. Proteins encoded here:
- a CDS encoding penicillin acylase family protein, which codes for MKTVKYLLFGLVILVLAAPPLYHLFFRIALPEYAGGLSLEGLSEPVEVHTDEFGIPHVFAKNEQDLFFAQGYLTARERLFQMDLARLAGRGELSSVLGEVTLEKDKFLRTVGFYRRAQEVMDSLPPRTAQAILDYTRGVNAYIETVEYLPREYLFLGARPQEWTPEDSVVITLLMSYSLTRSKKIDLVLHQIGQKAGEEVLAALIPSYPEFAPTLTGAKPASFDQGPQEAMLTDASSRKGPGINDFFDMEIPASNWMIFSGSWTKSGKPLFAGSPDLEPTLPALFYIMHLNGGDYNVMGGALPGCPGIGPLGFNGDIAWSAVNGRGDELDYFIEKTNPDEPGQYLTEDGYKDFALISETIRVKDEDEFKELPLEIKVSRHGPIISEVMPLAPENCAMQWAALNIEKPWDIHGLLAMNRASNFDEFRQALSNVKTMNLNLGYADKNGNIGWQFTASPPIRKSGGGALPVPGWTGRHEWTGFIPFEKLPFDYNPEKGYTASFNNEPGNAPYHLTNYYLFERAIRFDEIIRELGDQKVDQSKIMEMQTDTISVVAKRWKPLVLEACENAEGVNECRDLIKAWNCGVNVDSCAATVFNVFYYKMMENTLRDEVGDQIWSEELSQPYLYYVPDLALTKILHDPDHAFFDDAGTPTVKENRNDIVIRSLKQTKEVLEDLLGDDPAQWQWGRVHQMHFNHPLGSKLPMLNLKPIPTQGSHHTINSGFWDWDPENPFRMRSGGVIRMAVDFSRGDKATIVSPPGQSGHYLSPYYANQAQLWAEGRQAPMHYTDAKSLAQILTLNPI
- a CDS encoding RidA family protein produces the protein MKEQISTGKAPAAIGPYSQAIKCNGLVFVSGQLAIDPESGEVKGDVKEQTKTVLANLSAILEAAGTGLANVLKTTVYLDDIGDFAAMNEVYATFFTDAPPARAAFEVAKLPKNALVEIEAVAAAE